Sequence from the Gracilinanus agilis isolate LMUSP501 chromosome 6, AgileGrace, whole genome shotgun sequence genome:
ATCTAGCCCACTCTAGtttttaggaagttgttttcttcaatgaaatttttccAAGCTATTGACTTTTTCTatcaattcttattttattttattttttaaagttctcttcAAGTTCTTCCCTGGGTTCTTTTGGGACCTCACATTTTTTCACACTTGCCTTTGAAGCTTCACATGCTTCAATGTTGGCATGAACTAACTGGGCTACTACCCTCTCTTATCAACCCAGTGAAACAGGTCCCTCCTGCTTCCCTTAATTTTaaggtatttttgttgttgttgttaaaggtTTGGAAATGTGTTTGGGTGAGCTCATATTTTCTTTACTCCATGATCTTAGTTCCTGGAAGTTGTCTCCTGTAATCTTAAAAATCCCTCACTCAATCCTATTAATCCCAGTAGGTACTGTCCTAGATCTTTACTCCATATGATCACTAAATTCCTTAGAAAAAATATAGAGATAGATGACTTTGGGGCATAGTCACAGCATCTTAGATGTAGGGTTAGAAAGGACCATAGAGGGCATGTAGTCCAACCTCCTTCTTTTGGAGATGAGTAAACTGGAGTCCCAAGGAAGAAAATGGCTAGAAAGATAGTAAGTCacagggctggatttgaatcttactCCTCTAACTCTTAaatccaatgttctatccacacTCCTAGCCCTGGAAGTCAGGGCACTTGTGTTCAACAACTCctagctagttgtgtgaccttggataagtcaattttacttctcttggtttccttacctgcaaaataaagagaaggaatgTGATGCTTTCAAAGGTCCCTTCTTGCTCAAATTACCTATGGTTTCATTTATTCTCCATGACTCTATTACTCAACCCACTTCActtaggagttgttttttttaaaacctttaccttctgtcttagaatcaatattgtgtattggttctaaggcaaaagagtggtaagggctaggcaatggggattaagtgacttgcccagggttacacagctaggaagtgtctgaggtctgatttgaacccaagacctcctgtctctaggcctggttctcaatccactgagctacccagttgctccccaatatacttattttaaaagattaatgtaAGATTATACTTCTctagaaaaatgttaatataatatTGTACATCTATGGTTCTATGAGTAAATTGATTAGCTCATCTTTCTGACCGTATGTTATAGTTAGCTATAACCAGTTATTTAATCAACTAATACCTGGGACCATTTCTTACTATTAAATCAACAACTACAAGTTAGCAATTCTACATAGGAGTTAATAATAAATCTTAGTTAACAATCAACTATATCACAGAACTAGTGTCTCATTCTTTCATTAGAGATAGCTAGTGCCTGTTATAttaaaggaggtcactaactctatttgatgtatatgaagttggagtacagagatgataagatggtacttttcctttataacagttgcccaggcaggatccttcaggtcaaagtggtttatcccttcaggacccacctggggttaattggtattaattattgggctcttcagctggaaTAACATTGATAATCTGACTGtgttggctcccttcccaaataagctttggaaaccaattcaggaaggtactttaaactttgtatatattcgataagaaggataatggtaaaggattgaggtattaggagaccctactttaaattgctactaatgaatctctaactgcaggcaaatgaaggaatcaagatgacaGCTTCTctctctggttcagcctggccagggctaaaccagagcaggtaaactgctgtgaaatcttcagcttcttcttctgtagatcttaagccttaacagttgagatatatccaccctttccactctcttcttcttctcctgcccacttcccagatccctcccgggtcctggggaagcctagataactaaggtgatgaaactcctaatatctagggcagtagaacagagatggtggtcaagaaCAGATTGATaacggtacaggaaacacaggaggagcttgcagggtagagtttgcaagtctctatctccaaagaccaggatctacacactgatctctagcctcatgACAAgaaaaagaccccagaacctctctccgggttctcaactgctctctctCCTGAAtcccgcatgcctctctgggaacattctatccaactgacttatctgtcaatcaaaagtgaacttcaagctcccagagcttgaatatatatatatatatataacataccaAATGGCCATCTTAAGACTAAGTGAAGGAAACCCATGACCTACATGGCATAgttttctcctaatttacttttttcattcCTGAACAAAATATCTACTAACCTGCCCATTGAAAGCATCAACCATGACTTATGCCTTAACTTAGTGTGACCTCTATTATCAGAAATCCAAAAAATCCTTTATTAGAAGTTTCCTAAAAAATCTGGGTATGAATTATTAGTACTGGTTGCTCCTGGCTATGTATCTTTGCCTCTCCAAATGTGCCCATTCTCCCTACACATATTCTATGCATTCAGAGGAGAGTGTACTACAGATTTATAATGGAAATGTTTTATTACTAACTTCCTTAATAGGCTATTTCATCAAATGCCTTTGCTTTAAACCAATTGTATTTTCTGACCAACTATAAAAGGCAAGCATATTGGTGGGGGCCCATAAACTGTGGTgatagttgttgtttttgtttaataatgtccaactctttgtaacctcatggACCTCAGCATaccaggcccttctatcctccactatcttcCTAAGTCTGTCTAAACTTATGTGTTTTTGCTTCcgtgacactatctatccatcgtatcccattttctccttcttcttttgccttcaatctttcccatcatctgggtcttttccaatgactcttgccttctgtaacaataaaaatgtcagtcatgaatatctgatagaagggagatagagaaagtctatgtggtgagtctctcttccagctctcccctggggccaaatatacactgggagatttaAGGAGgtatcaccctgaaactgggtgacctggatgattgtgccacccctcaggagttgggggtgaggctacCCTATAAAGGATGTatatggtaccccaatctgatcctgaataaggatggtgttcacacaaacctccccccaatcagttaaatttgCAGCAGGGGGcccggcttcaagatggaggtagctggaccaagctgtggttccccgtctccctcattgtctctcaggcactctggaatgctatctgactgttgaatggcttttgattattcacaaatcagggattggggaaaggggtgaaggacagagggattttggggtgccctctttgctattcctatgggatctgtctccctttctccttctatttctatttttctgtttctatccttttctataatgtaagttttgactgaaaggggtctctcaggaaggttgggaatgggtgaagAAGTGTAAGagattgctctcaaaatggagtccaaacttagctaactcaatggctgaagtcttgatgggtgaggtgcaatggaatggctttgatcagggaatcagggttttcatttccaaaagaaagatcctcaggaagccctctggactggatctgagctggatgtcctcctcctctctcctcccagtcctctgcccgaagacttctcctcctcttctcctccagaGTAAATTTCCAGAATTCTGTCTGGTCTCAAGTGTCAGCAATTGTCAGCAATTaacttctctggctcctttggtcccatccccaacataaaatattgaaataactACCATCACAACACAACCAATGAATTATtatatagagaattttaatccaGCCAGCCATCTTTTTTTCCAAACACTACGGAGGAGAGGTAATATCAAGTAGCAAAAAGACAGCAGGTTGTGCATGGAGTCTAGAGAGCCCTGCATTGAAATGTTGTACCAACCATTGATTAGCTGTGGCACCATGGGCAAGCAACCTCTCAGAGCCTTGTCTTGTTTACCTGTAAAAACAAGGAGGGTAATATTTACTAAAAGGATCATaggggctcagtgaatagaaagtcaGGGCTGGAGGcaagaggtcctcagttcaaatttgatcttgggcacttcctagctattttgTTATGAGCAGCAAGGGGGCCAGGCAAGTGCTAATGGTGGAACTTaaatagggagagaaagagagacccTAACCACagctatatgtgtgtataaatttgTATCCACACCAGCTGGGTTAAGTCTCCTTTAAGAGCCCAAGAATCTCTGCTAAAGCTTCAAAGCCTTAAGAACCAATCCGGCCAGGCAGTTGGTAAATGTTTCCAGGAAGTAGAATGTGACTTTCTGAAACCTTATGTTGAAGATGGATCACACTGGTTAGGAAAGGAAAAAGCCAGCTAATGATGTTAACCAGATCTGGCTGCTTGAGTCTAGATGTTATTAAGGTAAGTAAATGGGTTCAAAGATTGTTTAGGCTTTAGGGTCAAACAGGGTTTATTGGTAATCAAACTGAGGGTAGGTAAGAAGGAGTAGGAAAGGTGGGTGAAGGGTACCCTAAAGATCTTGCCTAAATATTTGATACTAAATAAATCTTGAAACATGAGTTTTTCTTAAGTGCAGAGTATGAGAAAGCCATTAGGGCACTCCACAACTCTGTTGCTGTTTATAGCTGAGCCCAAAGGCTATCAggcccctgggtcagatgctgttgtTTTCTTGAAAGTTGCTGTCAACACTAGCTTGAATAGAAGGTTGTTGGCTTTGCCAATGAGGTAttgaatttggctagcaatggaggttgtccctgcctgcctgcccatCCAAATCTCCCAAACCACCCAGGAGCCCAGAACCCCCACCTCCTCCCTCACCCTTGAGATGAGAGAAAGGAGTGAGTCCCCATGGATTTGTGGACCCCCTTTTTTAtcctgtccttaactgtcaccctggcatATGCCCTGGGTACTCTGCCAGGTTCtatgttccaaagtggcaaactgctaacTTGCACCTACagaaatggctgcccatttctgcctATCACAGTTTGATCCTAGGCAAGTGCCTTAATATCAATTGCCTGGCTCTTGcttttctgccatagaaccaGTATTGGTGCTAACCTAGAaagacaaagttttttttttataattagaaaaactAAAGACATCATGGTATTCTTGTGATATAAGTGCTTAGCCAACATTAAGGCATTCTTGAAATGTGTGTTGCTATCATATCTTTTGCCCTCTCCAAATGCAAAAACCTATGAACTCACTTAGGAGTCTTCAGTTTAACAAACACAAATGTATTGATATTCATAAAATAAGAAAGTGTTATATTTGAGAAACTTTGAACAgtgatagtattttaaaatacttgttataaagatatatattataCTAGATTTTAGTAAACATTATATGAAGAAATTATTCTACTATATTTGATGTCATTTAATTTTCATGTAGGTTACATCTTCAGAGATCTGTGGTTCAGATAATCATGTACTAGAAGGAGACTTCAAATTACCTTTACCTGTAATTTTGGGACATGAAGGAGCTGGGATAGTGGAAAGCATTGGAGAATGTGTGAACAGTGTGAAACCAGGTGGGGATGGAATTAAAAGCAGTATCTGATGTTAGAAGCTTCTTTCCACTCCTCTACAAAAATTATTGTCTTCTctacaaaaggaaaggaaaatttgaaGTAAATTAACATATGTATAAGTAGATTATAATAATGTAAGTAAATAAtagaggaagctgaagcaaaggATTTAAAATAGACCTAGGATTTGAACCATAGAGTAGAGGGGTAGCACCTACATCATAATAGCCTCTGCAATTCTCCCTTCTGGAGGTCTTGGTAAGTCAGAGAACCCTCAGAAAATATGTAAGGACAACTAGATGGTGAGTGGACAGAGTTctaaacctggaatcaggaaacctgTGTTCGAAACTACTTTCAGactctagctgtatgactgagctagtcatttaaccatttcttacctcaattttctcatttgtaaaatttggaataataattgACCTATCTCACAGGTTTAATTGTGAAGATTAAAtcagataatattcataaagcacttagcaaagtgtctggcatatcagaggtgcttaatatatgcttgttcaTTTCCCTAACCCCTTTCCATATGTCCCATGTGGATGAATCCCTTGAGATTTACCTAATATTGAAAAGTTGAAAGAAAAGTCAAATGCATTCAACTGAAGCAGGAGAGAAGTAGAATTTcatagcagaactgggatttccTAGGAGTGAAACTCAGGCAAGTAGGACATGTAATGGTTAGAAGATTCCCCCTGAaaacagaaagactcatctttctgaattcaaagctGACCACGCAGATCCTTACTCGCTGTtttaccttgagcaagtcacttaaacttgtttgcctcagtttcctcatcttcaaaacgagctggagaaggaaattttaaaccactccaatatctttaccatgaaaaccaccaatagggtcatgaagagtaagacatgactgaataacaacaaaaatgagtgAAATTGTGCTTAGTGCCACTCCGTGCAGCTAACAAAAATGAGTGAAACCATGCTTAGTGCCACTCTGTGCAGCTAACTCCTGGTGACCTCCAAGcaccaggaaaaagaaaaaggaaagttttctaggaaaaggaaaagttctTCAGAAAAGGAGAGTTTTCTAGGTCCTCCCTGCTCCAACTCAGATGGCATTCTGGGATATCTACCTAGCTTTCTGTGCCTAATTTTGATTTTCAGACTAACTAGCCATTAACTCTCAACTCCACCTCTTTGTGCTTGTGGGTCAATGTTTTTACATTAGTCTTTTAGCTGGTTATACCCTCATCAAAATTCATGACTCAGTCTCCATCCCATTGACTTCTCCCCTTGTCCATACATACTGCCATCCTTTAGTCCCATAGCAAAGTGTGGAAGGTTAATACCACCTCCCAACAGGGAGCAGAGAAGGCTTTCTTTTGGGCTTTGCATTCATAATCCACTGATATAAAGCCAGAACACAGAATGCTCAATTGGGCCTTTCTCTAGAAGGCAGCACCAGGCACATACCAAGCCCACCAGCTTTAAGCATGATTTTCCCCCTTAGATATTATCCTCCCCAAGAGGAGATAAGGTACAGTATTCAGAAAGAGATGCTGGTCAGAAGCATCAAATGCTGCGGACAGGTCAAAAAatatgaggattaagaaaaggccattagatttggcaagtGAGAAGAGGACAGGTTCATTGAGTGATGAGTTTAGAAGCCAAAtcacaagggtttaaaaagtgaGTAATAGGGAGAGGAAGTAGAGACCAAGgaatataaatgtaaagtttttgaGTTTCTTTATGAAAAGGagaatggggggaaaaagaataTTGTGAGGAGATGTTAGTATCAAGTATAGGCAAAAATGGGGGAGATCTGATCATGGTGAGCCCATATGGACTAACCAGTTGATGAGGAAAGACTAAAGATTAGGCAATTAGTGAACTAAGTACAGAATAAAATGAAGGGTATGTGTAGAGGGGTTACAAGAAGATCacctcattttaaattttttaaatttcttttttattctaaatgtaaCATTATCAAtcaatgcaaatatttttatataaacccAAGAATAAAAAACAAGCTCATATAGGATACTAAATGTCTattatctataattttttaaaaaaatatgttataCACGAGCAGGAAAAACGGGAGCTCAAAACCATTAGCCTCTAACTCCCAAAAAAATTTCCCCAGGAAATGTAGGACATAATTATATTGTTGTCATTCTTGAGTAAGTGGTAGCTTTGTAAAGTTTTCAAATGCCAGGGAATTGGTGTCCATAAAGCCAACAGCTTCTCTTATGCTCATGTAGTCATTTGCATGGTTCAGGCCAAGAGGAAAATTGTTTCTTCCTAGCCAAGAGCATTAGTATAGTTAATGCCAGTTACGTGAcaagcttccattctaattagGAAGGTATTTTTATGAAATTCAATGTACACAACTGCTGAATTGTCTCCACATTTTATTTTGATGCTCTTCAGTTTTGCTCTCTGTTTTCCTCCCTGAGGAGATAAGGTCCTAATAGTTTTTCTACCCCAGCGTCGAAAATGTGACTCGTGCTTGCATGCCAAGGGCAACTGTTGCTTGAAGGAAGAGTAAGTGATCCTCCTATCACTacttctgtttccatttttacCCAGAACTGCTagatctcatttctctttttctgagattCTCTGTGTCTGTCCTCATGGTCTAGTGTCATGCCTTGAGTTGGATTGATGCTTGATGGTACCAGCAGATTTACATGCAGAGGAAGAAAATTGTACAACTTTTGTAGAACAAGCACATTCACTGAATACACTGTGGTGCATGAGATTTCCGGAGTAAATATTGATGAGGCTACACCTCTGGAGAAAGTCTGTTTATTAGCCTGTGGATTCACCACAGGTTATGGATCTGCTGTGAAGAAAGCACAGGTGAGCACGTGTTGATGGCCAATTGGGTAAATAAGGCTTGCCCTGATCAATGACAAATCATGATTGAACCAACCAAAATTATCAAATAAGTAGCTTGGCCAGACTGAGTGTGAAGAAAATATCTTCTGTTGAGATGATGCAGGCGTATTCAGCATTTAAGTCTCACTAGGAATTTGTGCTCCTTTGTGCAGGTTACCCCTGGTTCCACCTGGGTTGTCTTTGGGCTCGGAGGTGTTGGCTCTTCAGTTGTCCTGGGGTGCAAAACAGCTGGGGCTGCCAGGATCATTGGTGTTGACATCAATGAAGAGAAACTTGCCAGAGCAAAAGCTATCGGAGTTACTGATTGCCTGAATCCTCAAAATTTCAAGAAGCCCATCCCACAGGTGGTGGTGGAAATGACTGCATTTGGTGCTGACTTTAGCTTTGAAGCTATTGGGACTATCGATACCATGGTATGTTCTCTATGGGCACAAAGGGAAGGTGTCTTAGGGCAGCAGGGAGATGCCTATTAAACTAACTTGACTTTTACCAAAAAggacttaaagaaaaaagagagctaAACATCCATGAGAAGTTACCTTACCTTCAAGGTTCTGTGTAATGGAATATATTTAAATCAATATAACCACCCATTGTACCCATATGATATAGTGTTAGAGtacataaagaataaatatagagAGGAATAATCCCAGACAAGCTCCTACATTTAGAAAGGGCTGTCTCCTACATATGGGAAGTAAATGTCATTGTGTGGCTCAAAGGGAGACAGAAAAGCTATCTGTagcctttttttctcctccacaAAGCAGaggtgtaattttttttcatattctttcatgagctttctttctctatatctgtctctttcactttctatttctctctgcttctttctatatctctgcttgtctctcactctcttcctgaTACTTCCTCATTTCAAGTACAAGAAatgcaataaaagaaagaaggaaggaataccAGAGGGataagaatataaatagaaagacaatgagacaaagaaggaaacagaacAGTCAAATGGAGTAGGAAATAGAGAgaacaaaaagtaaaagaagaaaaattatagagggaatagacaagaaaaacaaagactaCATCATATACCTCAATGAAGACATTCTCTAattttataaagatatattttcttctaaataaTTGAAATGAAGGATAGATCACAAGAGAATGGTTGGGAGGTGCAGGGGATGACCCAAGGCAAACTTCACCTCCTTTGATACATTATTCTGATCAAGAAAATGGGAGTTTGAGATCCAATCCAACTCATATGCCTGAAATGAATATGACTTTTGCTTAGatgataattttttaagttaacaatttttttttattttcatggtaCAAGTTTCACAGTAGAACTCTATGCAACTCAGCAATGTGACCGAAGAACTCATGATTGTGTTGTGACCTTAGGTTGCTGCTCTGGAATCCTGCAACCCAAGCTATGGTGTCTGTGTAATTATTGGAGTAGCACCTGAAAAATCCCAGCTTGCCTTTGACCCAATGCAACTACTGTCTGGCCAGACTCTGAAAGGGTGCTtgctaggaggtaggaagaaaacttgaaaaaaacagGAGTTTTAACTCCATTAGATTCCTTTGAATTTTCCAGAAACTTGGACAATATACATATCCCTCATTCCTATCATGTTGAGATGACAGCTGGCATTTATAGAATAAGAGAGAGGAATTAATTCAATCAATAGATTAGTCAACCAGttagcatctattaagcaccatCTTTGTACCAGCAATGTTCTAGACACTGGtagagagaaagcaaggaaagagaaaactaaaaggttgtttttttttaatcttcccttTTCTAAAGGTGGGGGTATGCTCAAGCCTGCTAacaaaaactgaattttaattttaatttttaattacatctctaaaattggcaaatgctacaaatcaagatttgatttattgtttcgtTTCTTTCTtggcttaaaaaaaggaaatattaagtACACAGATTATTAAACCTAAAGTTATATCCGCCGTACATTTTTTGGAGAGCCCATTATTAAAAACTGATGAGTACATCCCTGACTAAAAGGTTTCTTAAAGCTGGAGCAGAGAGCAGAAAGGAATACCAGATTTATAAATACTGATTACAATTAAAAGCAAGTTAGGCGGTAGCCGCTGGAGCCGGTGTCTGGGGCTGGTGATGGGGTTAATTCTCTCCCGTGTGACTCCCAGTCGCGCCCACCCAACCCCGCTGTCTCCCTGCTGCACCGCGCTCCgaccgcctcctcctcctcctcctcctcagtaaCTCGGGCAACTAAAAGTGATGATATATATGATCCAAGACAGTCCAATTCAGTCCAGGACTCTACACTGTTGACAAGGACATGGGACTCCTCCTACAAGATTCCAGATGGTTCAATACAACTGACATCCTGGCTGACAACTGTGAAAAGGAACCttggattattttcttttatttttgtggaaGACCACAATCCCAAATCTATAGCACACATCAGGCTTCAAGATTCCTGTAGGATTCTAAAATAACCTTCTCTAATGAGGATGTCTGATACTATTATTGTAAAAGATGGAACTGTTACAGTGAAGGGTTTGGAAGCAGAAATGAAAGATGCAACCAGAATTGAAAATCTCATCAAATCAGAAAACTATGAGAAGATCTCAGCAGACAAGAATGAACGTTGCATTGACAGCAAAATTGATTTACAGGAGAAAATCCAGATCCAGTTAACACAATCATTTGAAAAAGATGAGAAACCCTCCAAAGatgaagcagaaaaagaaaaaggggataaATTGCCCAGAAAAATGTTATCAAGAGATTCCAGTCAAGAATACACAGATTCAACTGGCATAGATCTACATGAATTTTTagtaaatacattaaaaaacaatccCAGGGACAGAATGATACTGCTGAAATTAGAACAGGAAATTTTAGATTTCATTGGTAATAATGaatctccaagaaaaaaattccccCCAATGACATCTTACCATAGGATGCTATTACATAGAGTAGCTGCTTATTTTGGATTAGACCACAATGTTGATCAGAGTGGGAAGTCAGTCATAGTGAACAAAACTAGCAATACAAGAATACCAGATCAGAAATTTAATGATCATATCAAGGATGATAAAAGTGAAGACTTTCAGAAGCGTTATATCCTTAAAAGAGATAACTCTAGTCTAGACAAAGATGATAATCAGATGAGAATACGATTAAAAGATGACAGAAGAAGCAAATCTATAGAAGAGCGAGAAGAAGAATATCAAAGAGCTAGAGATCGAATATTTGCCCAAGATTCCCTGTGTTCCCCAGAGACCTATCTTATTGACAAAAGAATCCAAGAGGAGGAAGCAAATAGTACACAGCAAAGACGCCAAATATTTAGAGTCAACAAGGAAGCATCTGGAAGATCAACCACCAGCCATCAGAGCAGCACTGAGAACGAGCTGAGGTGCTCCGAGCCCCGTCCCTGGAGCAGCACGGACTCTGATAGCTCCCTCCGTAATCTGAAGCCAGCTGTAACCAAAGCGAGCAGCTTCAGTGGAATTTCAGTTCTAACAAGAGGGGATAGCTCTGGGAGCAGCAAAAGCATAGGCAGGCTTTCAAAAACAGGTTCTGAGTCTTCTAATAGTATAGGGTCGTCCACGGGCTCTCTTTCTCACATCCAGCAGTCTCTTCCAGTTACAGCTCTCAGCCAGCCTTCTCATGGTCCCCCTGTCGTCTACCCAACTGTCAGCACTAGTAATTCTCTTCCCTTTGATGGTGGCCTAAGTGGGCAAGTTGCACCTCCTAGCACTAGCTTCTTTTTGCTTCCTTTGGAAGCAGCAGGCATACCACCTGGCAGTATTCTGATCAACCCACAAACAGGTCAGCCCTTTATAAATCCTGATGGCAGTCCAGTTGTGTATAATCCTCCCATGAACCAACAGCCCATTAGAACCCAAGTGCCTGGACCTCCACAGCAACCTCCTCCTCCCCAACCATCACAGCAACAAGCAGCCAATCACATTTTATCACAGGACAACCTTGGATCCCAGTTTAGCCATATGAGTCTTGTCCGCCAGCCATCTGCTGATGCTTCTGACCCTCATAACACTATGTTCCAGTCTACTGTTGTCCTTCAGCCATCACAGCAATCTGGATATATTATGGCACCAGCCCCTCCACCAGCACCACCCCTCCCACCTAGCCAACAAATCCCTACTGGCTATTCTGCCTCTGGTCATCCTGTAAACCAGCAGATGCTCCAACAACAGGCATATGTACAGCAACCCACGCCTCAGATGCCAGCATGTTACTGTGCTCCAGGGCAGTATCCCTCCAGTCAACATCAGTATCGCCCAGTTGCTTCCGTCCATTATAACACACAGCCAAATCAGGCACTGCCACAGCCTGCTCAGCAGACAGGTTACCAGGTTATGCCCAGCCAGCAACAGCAAAACTACCAAGGGATAGTTGCAGTTCAACCATCCCAAAATCAAAATCTAGTCAGTGGCCAACAAAACAATATTGGAAATCAAATTCAAGGTGTGATTGTCCCCTATCCTTCAGTGCCATCTTATCAGGTTTCACTGCCTCAAGGTTCCCAGGGAATGCCTCAGCAGACTTATCAACAGCCTGTTATAATATCTAATCAATCTAATCAAGGACCTGTGCCCACCACAGGAATGCCAGTATACTATAGTGTCATCCCACCTGGTCAACAAAACAATTTAAGCTCATCTGT
This genomic interval carries:
- the LOC123251824 gene encoding R3H domain-containing protein 1-like isoform X2, which encodes MGLLLQDSRWFNTTDILADNCEKEPWIIFFYFCGRPQSQIYSTHQEKIQIQLTQSFEKDEKPSKDEAEKEKGDKLPRKMLSRDSSQEYTDSTGIDLHEFLVNTLKNNPRDRMILLKLEQEILDFIGNNESPRKKFPPMTSYHRMLLHRVAAYFGLDHNVDQSGKSVIVNKTSNTRIPDQKFNDHIKDDKSEDFQKRYILKRDNSSLDKDDNQMRIRLKDDRRSKSIEEREEEYQRARDRIFAQDSLCSPETYLIDKRIQEEEANSTQQRRQIFRVNKEASGRSTTSHQSSTENELRCSEPRPWSSTDSDSSLRNLKPAVTKASSFSGISVLTRGDSSGSSKSIGRLSKTGSESSNSIGSSTGSLSHIQQSLPVTALSQPSHGPPVVYPTVSTSNSLPFDGGLSGQVAPPSTSFFLLPLEAAGIPPGSILINPQTGQPFINPDGSPVVYNPPMNQQPIRTQVPGPPQQPPPPQPSQQQAANHILSQDNLGSQFSHMSLVRQPSADASDPHNTMFQSTVVLQPSQQSGYIMAPAPPPAPPLPPSQQIPTGYSASGHPVNQQMLQQQAYVQQPTPQMPACYCAPGQYPSSQHQYRPVASVHYNTQPNQALPQPAQQTGYQVMPSQQQQNYQGIVAVQPSQNQNLVSGQQNNIGNQIQGVIVPYPSVPSYQVSLPQGSQGMPQQTYQQPVIISNQSNQGPVPTTGMPVYYSVIPPGQQNNLSSSVGYLQPLGSDQLQFSRTSSPGNSQQLPSHQCAAVPPPAGGVVMMQLNIPNSSHPRAHSPPQWKQNKYYCDHQRGQKSVEFSNLENVVQLQHSPQLGSPVTSPAQSPAPAQLSNMKNICPTLAPLSIVPQFSRPFVPGQGDARYPLLGQPLQYNPPSILHGHIPSQQGQPGSRHGNRGRKQAKKAASTDLGAGEAAIGKVLEFTELPDGITRVEAEKLFGELFKIGAKIRWLRDPQSQTPLRHHSLYCGSGDGAMKTEQSKPSDLASTYTILATFPSISAAQNALKKQINSVNKFKLRTSKKHYDFHILERASSQ
- the LOC123251824 gene encoding R3H domain-containing protein 1-like isoform X1, with the protein product MRMSDTIIVKDGTVTVKGLEAEMKDATRIENLIKSENYEKISADKNERCIDSKIDLQEKIQIQLTQSFEKDEKPSKDEAEKEKGDKLPRKMLSRDSSQEYTDSTGIDLHEFLVNTLKNNPRDRMILLKLEQEILDFIGNNESPRKKFPPMTSYHRMLLHRVAAYFGLDHNVDQSGKSVIVNKTSNTRIPDQKFNDHIKDDKSEDFQKRYILKRDNSSLDKDDNQMRIRLKDDRRSKSIEEREEEYQRARDRIFAQDSLCSPETYLIDKRIQEEEANSTQQRRQIFRVNKEASGRSTTSHQSSTENELRCSEPRPWSSTDSDSSLRNLKPAVTKASSFSGISVLTRGDSSGSSKSIGRLSKTGSESSNSIGSSTGSLSHIQQSLPVTALSQPSHGPPVVYPTVSTSNSLPFDGGLSGQVAPPSTSFFLLPLEAAGIPPGSILINPQTGQPFINPDGSPVVYNPPMNQQPIRTQVPGPPQQPPPPQPSQQQAANHILSQDNLGSQFSHMSLVRQPSADASDPHNTMFQSTVVLQPSQQSGYIMAPAPPPAPPLPPSQQIPTGYSASGHPVNQQMLQQQAYVQQPTPQMPACYCAPGQYPSSQHQYRPVASVHYNTQPNQALPQPAQQTGYQVMPSQQQQNYQGIVAVQPSQNQNLVSGQQNNIGNQIQGVIVPYPSVPSYQVSLPQGSQGMPQQTYQQPVIISNQSNQGPVPTTGMPVYYSVIPPGQQNNLSSSVGYLQPLGSDQLQFSRTSSPGNSQQLPSHQCAAVPPPAGGVVMMQLNIPNSSHPRAHSPPQWKQNKYYCDHQRGQKSVEFSNLENVVQLQHSPQLGSPVTSPAQSPAPAQLSNMKNICPTLAPLSIVPQFSRPFVPGQGDARYPLLGQPLQYNPPSILHGHIPSQQGQPGSRHGNRGRKQAKKAASTDLGAGEAAIGKVLEFTELPDGITRVEAEKLFGELFKIGAKIRWLRDPQSQTPLRHHSLYCGSGDGAMKTEQSKPSDLASTYTILATFPSISAAQNALKKQINSVNKFKLRTSKKHYDFHILERASSQ